The nucleotide window GTCAATCTGGGCATCACCTTCACCATCTATTCCGAAGGGGACAACATCGACCGGGCCTGGCCCTTCGACATCATTCCCCGGCTGCTCTCCCTGCGGGAGTGGCAGCGGGTGGAGCGGGGGCTGATCCAGCGCATCACGGCCATCAACCTCTTCATCGGCGATCTTTACGGGGAGCGTCGCATCATCCGGGACGGGGTGTTCCCGGTGGAGCTGCTGCACCAGTCGAAGAACTATCGCCCCCATTGCGAGGGGATGAAACCCGTTTGGGGCTCCTGGGCCCATATTTGCGGCAGCGATCTGGTGCGGGACGGCAACGGGGAGATTCACGTTCTGGAGGATAATCTGCGGGTGCCTTCGGGGGTCTCCTACATGCTGGAAAACCGCATGTTGACCAAACGGGTTTTCCCGGAGCTGTTCCGCCGCCATCGCATTCAGCCGGTGGACGACTATCCGGCCCAGCTTTACGAGACCCTGGCGGCCCTGTCGCCGCGCCCCGGCGATCATCCCCGGGTGGTGCTGCTGACGCCGGGCATTTACAACTCCGCCTATTTCGAACATGTCTATCTGGCGCAGCACATGGGCATTGAGCTGGTGGAGGGGCGGGATCTGATCGTGGGGGACGACGACTGCGTTTACATGAAGACCATCTCCGGTCTGGAGGGGGTGGATGTCATTTACCGGCGGGTGGACGACCTCTTTCTGGATCCGGAGGTATTTGAACCGGAGTCGATGCTGGGGGTGGCGGGGCTGATTCGCGCCTGGCGCAAGGGCAAGGTGGCTTTGGCCAACGCTCCCGGCGCGGGCGTGGCCGACGACAAGGTGGTCTACGCCTATATGCCGGAGATCATTCGCTATTATCTGGGGGAAGAGGCCATTCTGCCCAACGTGCCCACCTATAAATGTCTGGAGGAGGCGGAGCGGCGTTACGTTCTGGATCATCTCGGCGAGCTGGTGGTCAAGCCGGCCAACGAATCGGGAGGGTACGGCATGCTGATCGGCTCCTTCGCCACCCGGCAGCAGATGGAGGAGATGGCGGGGCGTATCGAGGCCGATCCGCGCAACTACATCGCCCAGCCGATCCTGTCGCTTTCCACGGTGCCGACCTTGTCGCCGGAGGGGTTGGCGCCACGGCATGTCGATTTGCGGCCTTTCATTCTGCAGAGCAAGGAGACCTACGTCACGGCGGGGGGCTTGACCCGTGTGGCCTTGCGGCCCGGATCCCTGGTGGTCAACTCCAGCCAGGGAGGTGGCAGCAAGGATACCTGGATTGTGGCGGATGTTTGATGTTTGGTCTTTTGACGTTCAATATTTTATCTTTTAAGTATCAAAAAAAGGAAATGTTCTGTCCGTTGACGTTTCCGTGATCAAAGCGCGGCAAAGGTTCCGACCCAGCGCAGCCTGGCCGTGCAACGGAAAAAGGCAACGTCCCAGGGGTGCCCCCTGGACCCCGTGGGGTCGGAAGTCAACAGAAAAAGGAAGAGTCCCAGGGCGCTGCCCTGGACCCGCCGGGGGGGATAATCCCCCCCGGACCCCCGTATTAGTTTATTACGGATGGAGGGGAGTTCGATGCTCTCTCGCGTGGCGGCAAATATCTACTGGATGGGGCGTTACCTGGAACGGGCGGAAAACACCGCCCGTCTGGTTTCGGTGACCTCCGCCCTGATGCTGGACAATCCCGGCAGCGAAGCGGAACGCAATCGCGGCTGGACCCATCTGGTCACCATTGTGGGTGGCGACACCCTTTTTGCCAAAAGCGGCAACACCCCGGACGAAACCGGCGTGACCCGCTTTCTGTTGAGCCGGGAGGAGAACCCTTCGTCCCTGGTCTCCACCATCGCCCAGGCGCGGGAGAATCTGCGCACCATGCGGGATCTCTTTCCGGTGGAGTTTTGGGAGAAACTCAACACGCTGCACGGTTTTCTCAAACAGAACGCCGAACAGGGTGTGGCCAGCGGACAACGCCACGCCTTTCTGGACGAGGTGGTCTGCCATTGTCAGGTGCTGGTGGGCATTCTGTTCGGCACCTCGTCGCGAGATACGGTGTTCGATTTCACCCGCATGGGGCAATACCTGGAACGGGCGGACATGAACACCCGTATCCTGGACCTGGACCTCTCCCGCATGGGTCAGAACGGCGCCTCCTCGCCCTGGCTGAACCTGCTGCGCAGCGTTTCGGCGGAACAGATGTACCGCCGCAACGTCCACCCCCGCGTCACCGACCAGGCGGTCTACGCCTACCTGTTGCAGGACAGGAGTTTTCCCAGAGCGTTGAACTTCTGCCTGCGGGAGGTGGAACGCTGCCTGGCCACCCTGAACGACAACGCTTTATGCATCCCCCTGGTCAAACGCATGGAGCGCATGATCGACGACGCCGACATCCCCCGCCTGCTGACCGACGGCCCCGGCGCCTTCATGGACGCCATGCAACAGGAACTGGGCAAACTGCACGACTATATCGCCGCCATCTACTTCGCCATTCCCCCGCCGAAGTGAGGGGGGAAACGGATCTGTTCGATAATACGGGGGTTTGGGGGGGATTATCCCCCCCAACGGGTCCAGGGCAGCGCCCTGGGACTTTTTCTGTTGACGTCCAACCCCCTGGGGTCCAGGGGGCACCCCTGGGACTTTTCCTTTCGCCGTTGACCCGATTATGCCGCTCAAGGCGGGGGCCGAATGGTTAGTGACATTGCAGGTGGTTGTGGATACCGCTGATTAGTCACTCCTACTTGAATCGGGTGAAGTCGGCGGGAGCGGTTTTCTTCTTTTTTATGCACTTCACCGAAAGGGTAGCCGCAGGACCAAAATCCTGTATATCCACGTCAAATATGCTTATTCCAACTTGATCCCCACCATGTAAGTGAGAAATAACTCGTTCGTGCCTTTCAGAAAACGGAGCCTGAACCGTTGATCCACCGTACTGGCCGGAATTAACCAGAACGATGTGTTGAAACATATGGTATTGTAAGGCTGCAGCCATATTGTCAAATGTGGCGACGTCTTTGTTAAAAGCGGAAATAATAAACATATCGGAGACATTTTTTAAGTCTGATGCAAGCTTTAAGTCGGTTGCATCATAACAAATTGCGCATGTCATTCGATACGGTCGACTGCAACCGGTATTCAATTCAATAACCAGTTGATAGGGGCGGTATCCAACCACGCCGAGCTTCTGTTCATTCTCAGTTGGATACTTTTTGCCTTGAAAGCGGGTAATTATGGACATGCCGGACTCTTTTTTATCTGGAATCAGCCAGCAAGCCTCATTAATATACGATCCTGAATTTAGCTGGCGGTAATTCAGGCCGGTGATAACCATGGCCTTTGTTTTGTTTATTAAGCTTCTTAATACGAAAAGATCGTCGCGATGAAAAGCGAGTTCTGGAAAGACGATCAGGTTAGCCAATGGTTCGTGGTTGGCATTCGTTCCTGCGGAATTCGTCGTCTGTTGTACACGCAAATAATTATTAACCAAACCGCATACGGCTGTTACGTGGCGCCGGTGCTTCGCTCTGAAGGATGGGCCGTCCATTGAGGGATCAAGCTTGGAAAAATCAGAGTCTTTTGGGAAAAGTGTTTGTACTAAGACTACGCGCAAGACATTTCCGCTTTCCCGTCGAGTGTGATTAATAGGAATAGGATAGATAGGGAGTTTGGATGCTCTTCCGTATAGATCTCTTAATAATTGAAGTCGAGTTAACAGCAGTTTCTTTAGGTCGTCCAACGAATTGATTGTACAAAAGCTATCAATGAGGCGGTTGGCTAGCTGTACTCCCGGCCACTGAAGTAATCCCATAAGTAGTTCGCTCACCCAAGGGGAAAAGGGGGCAGTCTGTCCGGACATGTATTCCGGGGAATGATTCATTCCTTGCCGGCGGCTATACCAACTATTTCTTAACCCGCGGTACCCATCCCAATCGTGGCGGTACAGGAAGGGAGTTATGGTAAAATCCTCATCTCCTGTTAAGGCTGTTCGTAATAAGCGACCAAGGGCGAAAAATTGTTTAGGAGTATCGCTCCAATTGCACCAAGAGGGAGTTTCAATGCGTGGGTCTCTGATATCTGTAGTTTCAAGCTGCAACTCAATGGCTGTTGCGGACATCGTTGGGTGAGGTAATTTTGTCCAAGATTCAACATGAATATATAAATTACGAAAAGAAAGTGTGCTTATGGCGTCTAAATCGAATCGGCGCATCAAGTCGATCATCTTGATAGCCAATTTGACCCACGGGATTTCATGTTGAAATGGATTGTCCTCTCTTGAAATAATGCGCCAGAGGGAAATCATTTTATTATTAAGGTCGCTTAGTCGGGTAGGTGTTGTACTCCTTTTATATGTTGAAAATAAATATCTGGCTTCGGGCTTTATCCAATCTTGTTTAGCTTCTCCAATTTCTATTAAAATATCAGGCATTAGGTCGGGGCGGTTGAAAAAGATCCCATTTAGAGTCTTGGTTCGATCCTCGGGGGAATGATGTTCAAGGGCATTAACCAGCCATGTTGCAAAGCGATAATTATTTGGATGAAGTTGTTGAAAGACCAGCGCCGCAACTAGTTGATCCCAAGTAAACGGGGCGTCGTAGGTTGAGGCGTTCAGCAGATCTAGGTAGGGTTTAACTGTTTCTGAATCAACTGTGTTAGGGATGCTTAATGGGTTAGGTTCATGTGTGGCTAATAATAGCAATGCCTGTTGTTTGACATACCAAGGCGGATTTCGTTGTTTTAATAACTTTTTGGCGTAGGAAACCAATAAAAAGCGGTATTCCTGGAGCTTGGCTGAATCGGGTATACCCAATTCAGGCACATTCATTCCGGTTTCGACAGCTCCTGCACGAAGCAAATCAGCGCATACATACCATGCAACCAATTGCAAACCTTTTGTTCCTTTTGATGGTCGTTTAGTGTAGAGTTTTTCAAGGGATTCCCAGACTGGTTTCAGAAGCTCAGGGCTGGGGAAAAGATCCAGTGCATAGCGAAGTACAAGGGAGAGGGATGGGTCGTGGGCCCATGCCAGGATCATCTTCCGGGCAAACATCTCTATTTCATGGTCGATGACCTCCCTTTCGGTAACCCCGTTTTCGAAATTTCTTTCAAGGTCAGTCATGCTGCGCCGTTCCCGCAGGACCTTTCGCAACCTACCAGCGGCAAACCGTTTAATGGTGTCGTCCCGAACGCCTGCCTTTGGAGATGTGAGTTTTGCCAATTGATGAAGCGGCTCCTCGGTCGTTACGATTCTGTCGAATGATGTGGCAAGTGATAATAATGCGTCTAGTCCAGCGGTGGTATGTTGTAGTGTTTCCATATCACCAGGTCCGCTAAGGTTGCTTGTAATCAGTGACATTCGAGATGACACTCCTGATTTGTCTTCTGTAAAGCGAACCGGAGCGATCTCTGTTTTATCTTTATTTATCTCTAATTGTCCTTTATGGGTCAGGCTGTTTGTGAAGCAATCAAGGTAATTATTTATAAATTTAGAGAGTATTGTGTCTAGTTGTTTGTTATTTGTTGTGTTATTTTGTGGTTTTATGTCTACTAATAGTCGAATATCATCGACATACCTACAATAATCAAATATCGTAAGTCTGACGTTGCTATTCGATTCGTAACCATTGCAAGTAATCTTTATGTCTGCTCCGAGAAGTCCATTTATCTGGCGGTCAAATTCTAACATATAGGCGTTTGCAAAAAATCCACTTGCAACCAATCCTTGGGGGATCCCATTGGGTAAGTCTTCCCCCTTTAGGAACTTATGCGTCGAGGTATTAATTTTGTCTTGGCGGCTCCACTCCCAATTAAATATTTTC belongs to Magnetococcales bacterium and includes:
- a CDS encoding circularly permuted type 2 ATP-grasp protein, giving the protein MTLSWREYPQTSRFDELITSEGEPRPEAQLLCGHLADLGLEAVRQRQQAAEAAIVNLGITFTIYSEGDNIDRAWPFDIIPRLLSLREWQRVERGLIQRITAINLFIGDLYGERRIIRDGVFPVELLHQSKNYRPHCEGMKPVWGSWAHICGSDLVRDGNGEIHVLEDNLRVPSGVSYMLENRMLTKRVFPELFRRHRIQPVDDYPAQLYETLAALSPRPGDHPRVVLLTPGIYNSAYFEHVYLAQHMGIELVEGRDLIVGDDDCVYMKTISGLEGVDVIYRRVDDLFLDPEVFEPESMLGVAGLIRAWRKGKVALANAPGAGVADDKVVYAYMPEIIRYYLGEEAILPNVPTYKCLEEAERRYVLDHLGELVVKPANESGGYGMLIGSFATRQQMEEMAGRIEADPRNYIAQPILSLSTVPTLSPEGLAPRHVDLRPFILQSKETYVTAGGLTRVALRPGSLVVNSSQGGGSKDTWIVADV
- a CDS encoding alpha-E domain-containing protein, yielding MLSRVAANIYWMGRYLERAENTARLVSVTSALMLDNPGSEAERNRGWTHLVTIVGGDTLFAKSGNTPDETGVTRFLLSREENPSSLVSTIAQARENLRTMRDLFPVEFWEKLNTLHGFLKQNAEQGVASGQRHAFLDEVVCHCQVLVGILFGTSSRDTVFDFTRMGQYLERADMNTRILDLDLSRMGQNGASSPWLNLLRSVSAEQMYRRNVHPRVTDQAVYAYLLQDRSFPRALNFCLREVERCLATLNDNALCIPLVKRMERMIDDADIPRLLTDGPGAFMDAMQQELGKLHDYIAAIYFAIPPPK
- a CDS encoding RNA-directed DNA polymerase, which produces MSIVDPKYRFLAPRLEYLSDPVILTQAWKKTQRYIRRHNWYADILDLDKSAVTLEESITQWSEEIKNGECTPNPMRMVPAPKSTPWHFSKGVWKPINAPVFLRPLAHLGIREQTMATAAMLCLADCIETAQGDTTVTDYIEASRRGIHSYGNRLYCNFLQDSKGANDKPLARFGWGNSETYRRYYQDYQRFLERPKIVANAIQNQIGDNRELYIIKLDISAFFDNINRDILLARLQSEYADFINNYQFTDQKNDEENFWNLLKKIFNWEWSRQDKINTSTHKFLKGEDLPNGIPQGLVASGFFANAYMLEFDRQINGLLGADIKITCNGYESNSNVRLTIFDYCRYVDDIRLLVDIKPQNNTTNNKQLDTILSKFINNYLDCFTNSLTHKGQLEINKDKTEIAPVRFTEDKSGVSSRMSLITSNLSGPGDMETLQHTTAGLDALLSLATSFDRIVTTEEPLHQLAKLTSPKAGVRDDTIKRFAAGRLRKVLRERRSMTDLERNFENGVTEREVIDHEIEMFARKMILAWAHDPSLSLVLRYALDLFPSPELLKPVWESLEKLYTKRPSKGTKGLQLVAWYVCADLLRAGAVETGMNVPELGIPDSAKLQEYRFLLVSYAKKLLKQRNPPWYVKQQALLLLATHEPNPLSIPNTVDSETVKPYLDLLNASTYDAPFTWDQLVAALVFQQLHPNNYRFATWLVNALEHHSPEDRTKTLNGIFFNRPDLMPDILIEIGEAKQDWIKPEARYLFSTYKRSTTPTRLSDLNNKMISLWRIISREDNPFQHEIPWVKLAIKMIDLMRRFDLDAISTLSFRNLYIHVESWTKLPHPTMSATAIELQLETTDIRDPRIETPSWCNWSDTPKQFFALGRLLRTALTGDEDFTITPFLYRHDWDGYRGLRNSWYSRRQGMNHSPEYMSGQTAPFSPWVSELLMGLLQWPGVQLANRLIDSFCTINSLDDLKKLLLTRLQLLRDLYGRASKLPIYPIPINHTRRESGNVLRVVLVQTLFPKDSDFSKLDPSMDGPSFRAKHRRHVTAVCGLVNNYLRVQQTTNSAGTNANHEPLANLIVFPELAFHRDDLFVLRSLINKTKAMVITGLNYRQLNSGSYINEACWLIPDKKESGMSIITRFQGKKYPTENEQKLGVVGYRPYQLVIELNTGCSRPYRMTCAICYDATDLKLASDLKNVSDMFIISAFNKDVATFDNMAAALQYHMFQHIVLVNSGQYGGSTVQAPFSERHERVISHLHGGDQVGISIFDVDIQDFGPAATLSVKCIKKKKTAPADFTRFK